In the genome of Monodelphis domestica isolate mMonDom1 chromosome 2, mMonDom1.pri, whole genome shotgun sequence, one region contains:
- the CUEDC1 gene encoding CUE domain-containing protein 1 isoform X1, protein MTSLFRRSSSNGGSRGGGNASAQELNNSRPARQVRRLEFNQAMEDFKTMFPNMDYDIIECVLRANNGAVDATIDQLLQMNLDGSSYDDSSDSDDSIPPEILERTLEPDSSDEEPPPVYSPPAYHMHMFDRPYPLAPPTPPPRIDVPSAGVPPTQRRYRNWNPPLLGNLPDDFLRILPQQLDSLQNAQSGPPKPGLGEASQPLAGNLEEECRWKQYLEDERIALFLQNEEFMKELQRNRDFLLALERDRLKYESQKSKSSSMAVSNDFGFPSTVTGDAALGASEANPAVSEDALFRDKLKHMGKSTRRKLFELARAFSEKTKMRKTKRKQLLKHQSLGTAASTANLLDDMEGHACDEDFRARKQEPLKEEEAPREGQ, encoded by the exons ATGACAAGCCTGTTCCGCAGGAGCAGCAGCAATGGCGGGTCCCGGGGTGGGGGGAACGCCTCGGCCCAGGAACTCAACAACAGCCGGCCTGCCCGGCAAGTCCGCCGCCTGGAGTTCAACCAGGCGATGGAGGACTTCAAGACCATGTTCCCCAACATGGACTATGACATCATCGAGTGTGTGCTGCGTGCCAATAATGGCGCCGTGGATGCCACCATTGACCAGTTGCTGCAGATGAATCTGGATGGGAGCAGCTATGATGATAGCTCAGACTCAGACGACAGCATCCCTCCTGAG ATTTTGGAACGGACTTTGGAACCAGATAGCTCTGATGAAGAGCCCCCACCAGTGTATTCACCTCCTGCCTATCACATGCACATGTTTGACAGGCCTTATCCCTTGGCTCCCCCTACCCCACCTCCCAG AATAGATGTGCCTAGTGCTGGGGTCCCCCCAACTCAGAGGCGCTATCGCAACTGGAACCCCCCACTTCTGGGCAACCTTCCTGATGACTTCCTTCGAATTCTGCCCCAGCAACTGGACAGTTTGCAG AATGCCCAGAGTGGGCCCCCAAAACCAGGGCTTGGGGAAGCCAGCCAACCCCTGGCTGGAAACCTGGAAGAGGAATGCCGCTGGAAGCAGTACCTGGAAGATGAGCGGATTGCCCTCTTCTTGCAGAATGAAGAGTTCATGAAGGAGCTTCAACGGAACCGTGACTTCCTCCTTGCCCTGGAGAGGG atcGATTGAAATATGAGTCTCAGAAATCCAAATCCAGCAGCATGGCTGTCAGTAATGACTTTGGTTTTCCATCCACTGTCACAG GTGATGCCGCCTTGGGAGCCAGTGAAGCCAATCCTGCCGTGTCTGAAGATGCCTTATTCAGGGACAAGCTGAAGCACATGGGGAAAT CCACCCGGAGGAAGTTGTTTGAACTTGCCAGGGCCTTCTCTGAGAAGACCAAGATgaggaagacaaagagaaaacagTTGTTGAAGCACCAGTC GCTGGGGACGGCGGCATCTACAGCTAATCTCCTGGATGACATGGAAGGCCATGCCTGTG ATGAAGACTTCCGGGCAAGGAAGCAAGAACCACTCAAGGAGGAGGAAGCACCCAGAGAAGGACAGTAA
- the CUEDC1 gene encoding CUE domain-containing protein 1 isoform X2, with the protein MTSLFRRSSSNGGSRGGGNASAQELNNSRPARQVRRLEFNQAMEDFKTMFPNMDYDIIECVLRANNGAVDATIDQLLQMNLDGSSYDDSSDSDDSIPPEILERTLEPDSSDEEPPPVYSPPAYHMHMFDRPYPLAPPTPPPRIDVPSAGVPPTQRRYRNWNPPLLGNLPDDFLRILPQQLDSLQNAQSGPPKPGLGEASQPLAGNLEEECRWKQYLEDERIALFLQNEEFMKELQRNRDFLLALERDRLKYESQKSKSSSMAVSNDFGFPSTVTGDAALGASEANPAVSEDALFRDKLKHMGKSTRRKLFELARAFSEKTKMRKTKRKQLLKHQSLGTAASTANLLDDMEGHACGAGVHQR; encoded by the exons ATGACAAGCCTGTTCCGCAGGAGCAGCAGCAATGGCGGGTCCCGGGGTGGGGGGAACGCCTCGGCCCAGGAACTCAACAACAGCCGGCCTGCCCGGCAAGTCCGCCGCCTGGAGTTCAACCAGGCGATGGAGGACTTCAAGACCATGTTCCCCAACATGGACTATGACATCATCGAGTGTGTGCTGCGTGCCAATAATGGCGCCGTGGATGCCACCATTGACCAGTTGCTGCAGATGAATCTGGATGGGAGCAGCTATGATGATAGCTCAGACTCAGACGACAGCATCCCTCCTGAG ATTTTGGAACGGACTTTGGAACCAGATAGCTCTGATGAAGAGCCCCCACCAGTGTATTCACCTCCTGCCTATCACATGCACATGTTTGACAGGCCTTATCCCTTGGCTCCCCCTACCCCACCTCCCAG AATAGATGTGCCTAGTGCTGGGGTCCCCCCAACTCAGAGGCGCTATCGCAACTGGAACCCCCCACTTCTGGGCAACCTTCCTGATGACTTCCTTCGAATTCTGCCCCAGCAACTGGACAGTTTGCAG AATGCCCAGAGTGGGCCCCCAAAACCAGGGCTTGGGGAAGCCAGCCAACCCCTGGCTGGAAACCTGGAAGAGGAATGCCGCTGGAAGCAGTACCTGGAAGATGAGCGGATTGCCCTCTTCTTGCAGAATGAAGAGTTCATGAAGGAGCTTCAACGGAACCGTGACTTCCTCCTTGCCCTGGAGAGGG atcGATTGAAATATGAGTCTCAGAAATCCAAATCCAGCAGCATGGCTGTCAGTAATGACTTTGGTTTTCCATCCACTGTCACAG GTGATGCCGCCTTGGGAGCCAGTGAAGCCAATCCTGCCGTGTCTGAAGATGCCTTATTCAGGGACAAGCTGAAGCACATGGGGAAAT CCACCCGGAGGAAGTTGTTTGAACTTGCCAGGGCCTTCTCTGAGAAGACCAAGATgaggaagacaaagagaaaacagTTGTTGAAGCACCAGTC GCTGGGGACGGCGGCATCTACAGCTAATCTCCTGGATGACATGGAAGGCCATGCCTGTG